One window from the genome of Pseudomonas sp. L5B5 encodes:
- the pilH gene encoding twitching motility response regulator PilH produces the protein MARILIVDDSPTEMYKLTGMLEKHGHEVLKAENGADGVALAREEKPDAVLMDIVMPGLNGFQATRQLTKDAETSHIPVIIITTKDQETDKVWGTRQGARDYLTKPVEEETLIKTLNHVLAG, from the coding sequence ATGGCTCGTATCCTGATCGTCGATGATTCGCCGACCGAAATGTACAAACTCACCGGCATGCTGGAAAAGCACGGCCATGAAGTGCTCAAGGCCGAGAACGGCGCCGACGGTGTGGCCCTGGCCCGGGAAGAAAAACCCGATGCGGTGCTGATGGATATCGTCATGCCCGGACTCAATGGCTTCCAGGCCACTCGCCAGCTGACCAAGGACGCCGAGACCAGCCATATCCCGGTGATCATCATCACCACCAAGGATCAGGAAACCGACAAGGTCTGGGGCACCCGCCAGGGCGCCAGGGACTACCTGACCAAACCGGTGGAAGAAGAGACCCTGATCAAGACCCTGAACCACGTCCTGGCCGGCTGA
- a CDS encoding chemotaxis protein CheW produces the protein MSESRTAFELLLEIDQRCRVLAADLPSQETRQHSWSGIGFRLGSHWYVAAMGEVSEVLHEPRYTLLPGVKPWVRGVANLRGRLLPIMDLCAFLGHELSPLRKQRRVLVVEYKDLFVGLLVDEVAGLKHFAQDTLEPGLSDSADVAINPYLQGQFRREQIWQVFSPLALARSPRFLEVAA, from the coding sequence ATGAGTGAATCCCGGACCGCCTTCGAACTGCTGCTGGAGATCGACCAGCGCTGTCGCGTGCTGGCTGCCGACCTGCCCTCACAGGAAACCCGCCAGCACAGCTGGAGCGGTATCGGTTTCCGCCTGGGCAGCCATTGGTATGTCGCGGCCATGGGCGAGGTCAGCGAGGTCCTGCATGAGCCGCGCTACACCCTGCTGCCGGGAGTCAAGCCCTGGGTCAGGGGCGTGGCCAACCTGCGCGGGCGGCTGCTGCCGATCATGGACCTGTGCGCATTCCTTGGTCATGAGCTGTCGCCCCTGCGCAAGCAGCGCCGGGTACTGGTGGTGGAATACAAGGACCTGTTCGTCGGCCTGCTGGTGGATGAAGTGGCGGGCCTCAAGCATTTTGCCCAGGACACCCTGGAGCCCGGCCTCAGCGATTCTGCCGACGTCGCGATCAACCCCTACCTGCAGGGGCAGTTTCGCCGCGAGCAGATCTGGCAGGTCTTCAGCCCCCTTGCCCTGGCTCGCTCACCTCGCTTCCTGGAGGTGGCGGCGTGA
- a CDS encoding methyl-accepting chemotaxis protein — protein sequence MTKAKPGMPQEGSRSRSQIIVLFIALIVFIMLLFANFAYLNTQATYDKQYIGHAGELRVLSQRIAKNATEAAAGKAAAFKLLADARNDFAQRWSYLKQGDPATGLPGAPVTLRQEMRAVQLDWEKLLKNADAILASEQTVLSLHQVAATLAETVPQLQVEYEKVVEILLQRGAPASQVAMAQRQSLLAERILGAVNTVLAGDENAVQAADVFGRDAARFGQVLNGMLQGNPGLKISQVEDPDARARLAEISELFEFVSGSVDEILETSPELFQVRESASSIFSLSQTLLDEASRLASGFENLAGSRKLDTIGGYVLGLLALASVILIGLVMVRETNRQLRETALKNERNQNAIMRLLDEIEDLADGDLTVTASVTEDFTGTIADSINYSVDQLRDLVATINLTAGQVAGAVQETQATAMQLAEASEHQAQQISEASTAINDMAQSIDQVSANAAESSAVAERSVEIANKGNEVVHNTIHGMDNIREQIQDTAKRIKRLGESSQEIGDIVSLIDDIADQTNILALNAAIQASMAGDAGRGFAVVADEVQRLAERSSAATRQIETLVRAIQTDTNEAVISMEQTTTEVVRGARLAQDAGVALEEIEGVSKTLAALIQSISNAAQQQTSSAGQISLTMNVIQQITSQTSSGSTATAESIGNLAKMASQLRRSVSGFTLPATRAPATNDNR from the coding sequence ATGACCAAAGCCAAACCCGGCATGCCCCAGGAGGGCTCTCGCAGCCGCTCGCAGATCATCGTGCTGTTCATCGCACTGATCGTGTTCATCATGCTGCTGTTCGCCAACTTCGCCTACCTGAACACCCAGGCCACCTATGACAAGCAGTACATCGGCCATGCCGGTGAACTGCGCGTGCTGTCCCAGCGCATCGCCAAGAACGCCACCGAGGCCGCCGCGGGCAAGGCCGCGGCGTTCAAGCTGCTGGCCGATGCGCGCAACGATTTCGCCCAGCGCTGGAGTTACCTGAAGCAGGGTGACCCGGCCACCGGCCTGCCGGGCGCCCCGGTGACGCTGCGCCAGGAAATGCGTGCGGTGCAGCTGGACTGGGAAAAACTGCTGAAGAACGCCGATGCCATCCTGGCCAGCGAGCAGACGGTGCTGTCGCTGCATCAGGTGGCCGCGACCCTGGCCGAAACCGTGCCGCAGTTGCAGGTGGAGTACGAGAAGGTCGTGGAGATCCTCCTGCAGCGTGGCGCTCCCGCCAGCCAGGTGGCCATGGCCCAGCGCCAGTCGCTGCTGGCCGAGCGGATTCTCGGCGCGGTCAACACCGTGCTGGCCGGGGATGAGAATGCAGTACAGGCCGCCGACGTCTTTGGCCGTGATGCCGCGCGCTTCGGCCAGGTGCTCAACGGCATGCTGCAAGGCAACCCGGGGCTGAAGATCAGCCAGGTCGAGGACCCCGACGCAAGGGCCCGGCTGGCGGAGATTTCCGAGTTGTTCGAGTTTGTCTCCGGCTCCGTGGACGAGATCCTCGAGACGTCCCCCGAGCTGTTCCAGGTGCGCGAGTCCGCCAGCAGCATCTTCAGCCTGTCCCAGACCCTGCTGGACGAGGCGTCGCGCCTGGCCAGCGGTTTCGAGAACCTGGCCGGCAGCCGCAAGCTGGACACCATCGGCGGTTATGTCCTGGGCCTGCTGGCCCTGGCCTCGGTCATCCTCATCGGCCTGGTGATGGTCCGCGAGACCAATCGCCAGCTGCGCGAGACCGCATTGAAGAACGAGCGCAACCAGAACGCGATCATGCGCCTGCTGGACGAGATTGAAGACCTGGCCGACGGCGACCTCACGGTGACGGCCTCGGTGACCGAGGACTTCACCGGGACCATCGCCGATTCCATCAACTATTCCGTCGACCAGCTGCGGGACCTGGTGGCCACCATCAACCTCACCGCCGGCCAGGTAGCTGGCGCCGTGCAGGAAACCCAGGCCACCGCAATGCAACTGGCCGAAGCCTCGGAGCACCAGGCACAACAGATTTCCGAAGCTTCCACGGCTATCAACGACATGGCCCAGTCCATCGACCAGGTATCGGCCAACGCGGCGGAGTCCTCGGCGGTGGCCGAGCGTTCGGTGGAGATTGCCAACAAGGGCAACGAAGTGGTGCACAACACCATCCACGGCATGGACAACATCCGCGAGCAGATCCAGGACACCGCCAAGCGAATCAAGCGCCTGGGTGAGTCTTCCCAGGAAATCGGCGACATCGTCAGCCTGATCGACGACATTGCCGACCAGACCAATATCCTGGCCCTGAACGCGGCCATCCAGGCGTCCATGGCCGGTGATGCCGGGCGCGGTTTTGCCGTGGTCGCCGACGAAGTGCAGCGGCTGGCGGAGCGTTCCTCGGCCGCTACCCGGCAGATCGAGACCCTGGTCCGGGCGATCCAGACCGACACCAACGAAGCGGTGATCTCCATGGAACAGACCACCACCGAAGTGGTACGCGGCGCGCGCCTGGCGCAGGATGCCGGCGTGGCCCTGGAGGAAATCGAAGGCGTGTCCAAGACTCTCGCGGCTTTGATCCAGAGCATCTCCAACGCGGCCCAGCAGCAGACTTCCTCGGCCGGGCAGATTTCCCTGACCATGAACGTGATCCAGCAGATCACCTCGCAGACCTCGTCCGGTTCCACGGCGACCGCCGAGAGCATCGGCAACCTGGCGAAGATGGCCAGCCAGTTGCGCCGTTCGGTGTCCGGTTTCACCTTGCCGGCGACCCGGGCCCCGGCCACCAATGACAACCGTTGA